A window of the Scandinavium goeteborgense genome harbors these coding sequences:
- a CDS encoding PTS lactose/cellobiose transporter subunit IIA, with protein sequence MEDLETIIMELLVNAGAARSSALTALQLARKGDFAAAEQSMVESREFVKHAHTIQTQLIGLDEGTGKLPVNLITVHSQDHLMNAMVIQDLAGDMIELYRRLPLVN encoded by the coding sequence GTGGAAGATTTAGAAACGATTATCATGGAGTTGCTGGTGAATGCCGGTGCCGCACGTAGTTCTGCATTAACCGCACTGCAACTCGCACGTAAAGGTGATTTTGCTGCAGCTGAGCAGTCAATGGTTGAGTCGCGCGAGTTTGTGAAACATGCGCATACCATTCAGACCCAGTTGATTGGCCTCGACGAAGGCACTGGCAAACTGCCGGTTAACCTGATTACCGTCCACTCTCAGGACCACCTGATGAACGCAATGGTGATTCAGGATCTGGCGGGCGATATGATTGAACTGTACCGCCGTCTGCCGCTGGTAAACTGA
- the thiG gene encoding thiazole synthase encodes MLRIADKIFESHLFTGTGKFASSELMVDAIRASGSQLVTLAMKRVDLRQHNDAILQPLLDAGVSLLPNTSGAKTAEEAVFAARLAREALGTNWIKLEIHPDARWLLPDPIETLKAAETLVKEGFVVLPYCGADPVLCKRLEDVGCAAVMPLGAPIGSNQGLETRAMLEIIIAQATVPVVVDAGIGVPSHAAQALEMGADAVLVNTAIAVADFPVQMATAFRFAVEAGVLAREAGPGAKNRQAQATSPLTGFLEAL; translated from the coding sequence ATGTTACGAATTGCCGATAAAATCTTTGAATCACACCTGTTCACCGGCACCGGAAAATTTGCGTCGTCCGAACTGATGGTCGATGCCATTCGGGCCTCCGGCAGCCAACTGGTCACGCTGGCGATGAAGCGCGTCGACCTGCGGCAGCATAACGATGCCATTCTCCAACCGCTGCTGGATGCTGGCGTTTCACTTTTGCCAAATACGTCCGGAGCCAAAACGGCGGAAGAAGCCGTGTTTGCTGCCCGGCTGGCGCGCGAGGCGCTGGGGACGAACTGGATAAAACTCGAAATTCATCCTGATGCCCGCTGGCTGTTGCCGGATCCAATTGAAACGCTGAAGGCAGCAGAAACGCTGGTGAAAGAAGGGTTTGTGGTCCTGCCTTACTGCGGTGCCGATCCGGTCTTGTGCAAACGGCTCGAAGACGTCGGCTGCGCGGCGGTGATGCCGCTGGGCGCGCCGATTGGTTCGAATCAGGGGCTGGAAACCCGGGCGATGCTAGAAATCATCATTGCGCAGGCCACGGTTCCGGTGGTTGTGGATGCGGGGATTGGCGTGCCGAGCCATGCCGCACAGGCGCTGGAAATGGGGGCCGATGCGGTGCTGGTCAATACGGCGATTGCGGTGGCCGATTTCCCTGTTCAGATGGCCACCGCCTTCCGCTTTGCGGTAGAAGCCGGCGTGCTGGCTCGTGAGGCCGGACCGGGTGCGAAAAACCGGCAGGCTCAGGCCACCAGCCCATTGACCGGTTTTCTGGAGGCGTTGTGA
- a CDS encoding HesA/MoeB/ThiF family protein, giving the protein MNDHQFMRYSRQILLDDIAIDGQQKLLASRVLIIGLGGLGSPAALYLAGAGIGTLVLADDDHVHLSNLQRQTLFTSADIDQPKSEATQRRLSQLNPDITLIALNQRLNGEPLRQQVQQADVVLDCTDTMASRQAINAACVAHGTPLITASAVGFGGQLMVVAPPLTHGCYRCVWPDEQEPERNCRTAGIVGPVVGVMGTLQALEAIKLLSGMETAQDVLRLFDARSGNWRSLTRTRSMDCPVCGDADAHSR; this is encoded by the coding sequence ATGAATGACCACCAGTTTATGCGCTACAGCCGCCAGATCCTGCTCGACGACATCGCGATTGACGGGCAGCAGAAGCTGCTCGCCAGCCGGGTGCTTATTATTGGTCTCGGCGGGCTGGGCTCTCCAGCGGCGCTGTATCTGGCCGGAGCGGGGATCGGTACGCTGGTGCTGGCCGATGACGACCACGTTCATCTCAGTAACTTGCAGCGGCAAACCCTGTTTACCTCGGCGGATATCGACCAACCTAAATCGGAGGCGACTCAACGGCGGCTTTCGCAACTCAACCCGGACATCACGCTAATCGCGCTGAATCAGCGCCTCAACGGGGAGCCACTCCGCCAGCAGGTTCAACAGGCCGATGTGGTACTCGACTGCACCGACACAATGGCGAGTCGCCAGGCGATTAACGCCGCCTGCGTCGCACACGGCACGCCGCTGATCACTGCCAGTGCCGTCGGGTTTGGCGGACAGTTGATGGTCGTTGCCCCGCCGCTGACACATGGCTGTTATCGCTGTGTATGGCCGGATGAACAGGAACCCGAACGTAACTGCCGCACCGCCGGGATTGTCGGTCCGGTTGTCGGCGTGATGGGCACGTTGCAGGCGTTAGAAGCCATCAAACTGTTGAGCGGAATGGAAACGGCGCAGGACGTTCTGCGTCTGTTCGATGCGCGTTCCGGCAACTGGCGATCGCTGACCCGAACGCGCTCAATGGATTGCCCGGTATGCGGAGACGCTGATGCACATTCTCGTTAA
- the thiS gene encoding sulfur carrier protein ThiS — protein MHILVNDERVQCEAGLHVAALLTKLDRDKPGVALALNQQILPRAQWAEHPLQEGDALLLFQVIAGG, from the coding sequence ATGCACATTCTCGTTAACGATGAGCGCGTGCAATGTGAAGCCGGGCTGCACGTGGCGGCATTGCTGACAAAGCTCGACCGGGACAAACCCGGCGTTGCGCTGGCGCTCAACCAGCAGATTTTGCCACGTGCCCAATGGGCGGAACATCCGTTGCAGGAAGGCGATGCGCTCCTGCTGTTTCAGGTCATCGCCGGAGGCTGA
- the thiH gene encoding 2-iminoacetate synthase ThiH encodes MTTFTERWRQLDWDDIRLKIHSKTAADVERALAARQLTRDHFMALLSPAADAYLEPLAQRAQQLTRQRFGNTVSFYVPLYLSNLCANDCTYCGFSMSNRIKRKTLDSHEISRECEAIRAMGFEHLLLVTGEHQTKVGMDYFRRHLPDIRRRFSSMQMEVQPLSQAEYAELKTLGLDGVMVYQETYHEAMYAQHHLKGNKQDFIWRLETPDRLGKAGIDKIGLGALIGLSDSWRVDCYMVAEHLLWLQKHYWQSRYSISFPRLRPCAGGVEPASIMDERQLVQTISAFRLLSPDSELSLSTRESPAFRDRVIPIAINNVSAFSKTQPGGYADNHPELEQFAPHDGRRPEEVAQALIAHGLQPVWKDWDSWLGRSSQ; translated from the coding sequence ATGACGACCTTCACTGAACGCTGGCGGCAGCTTGACTGGGATGACATCCGGCTGAAAATTCACAGTAAAACGGCGGCGGACGTGGAGCGCGCCCTCGCTGCCCGTCAGCTCACCCGGGACCATTTTATGGCCCTGCTCTCCCCTGCGGCCGATGCGTATCTGGAACCGCTGGCCCAGCGGGCGCAGCAGCTAACCCGCCAGCGTTTTGGCAATACCGTCAGCTTCTATGTTCCGCTGTATCTGTCGAATCTGTGTGCCAACGATTGCACCTACTGCGGCTTTTCAATGAGCAACCGCATCAAGCGCAAGACGCTGGATTCGCATGAAATTAGCCGAGAATGCGAGGCAATCCGCGCGATGGGTTTTGAACATCTGTTATTGGTTACCGGCGAGCATCAGACCAAAGTGGGCATGGATTATTTTCGTCGCCATCTGCCGGATATTCGCCGTCGGTTTTCGTCAATGCAGATGGAGGTTCAGCCCCTGTCGCAGGCCGAATATGCCGAACTGAAAACGCTCGGACTCGATGGCGTGATGGTCTATCAGGAAACGTATCACGAGGCGATGTATGCGCAGCATCATCTGAAAGGCAACAAACAGGATTTCATCTGGCGACTGGAAACGCCCGATCGGTTGGGCAAAGCGGGGATTGATAAAATCGGTCTTGGGGCGCTGATTGGGCTGTCGGACAGCTGGCGCGTGGATTGCTATATGGTGGCGGAACATCTGCTTTGGCTGCAGAAGCATTACTGGCAGAGCCGTTATTCCATCTCGTTTCCCCGTTTGCGGCCGTGCGCCGGAGGCGTTGAACCTGCGTCAATAATGGATGAACGTCAGCTGGTACAAACCATTAGCGCATTTCGCCTGTTGTCGCCGGACAGTGAGCTGTCGCTGTCGACCCGTGAATCACCGGCGTTTCGCGATCGGGTGATCCCCATTGCCATCAATAACGTTAGCGCGTTTTCCAAAACGCAGCCCGGCGGCTATGCCGACAATCATCCTGAGCTGGAGCAGTTCGCGCCGCATGACGGGCGTCGGCCGGAAGAGGTCGCCCAGGCGTTAATCGCCCACGGTTTACAGCCGGTCTGGAAAGACTGGGACAGTTGGCTGGGGCGCTCCTCGCAATAA
- a CDS encoding sensor domain-containing diguanylate cyclase, which translates to MKIHSRQLSFTRPILVSFAGLLIGFIFIVVSVILNQRNDIVEDYHQINRNFIHNLAVNYTASILPENDHILDRASRFYAHNDELNKAVNLDRVHGQERLMQLLVLMPRVSSISIADEEGHYLRAPQALITGDKSNFDPKTRPWFAHQADSATFSRYTEAYTDFFTHQQTITLYRPVVTPEGLLKGSLAFHLDLSSMSYTLRKMQSPVQGEFFVVNRQGQAVLHPHTSEILKTLIASSLMNEMTNGEGALYDKKSDSWIYYDSFTNPDWFVIFKVSGKTLSDLARHETITVAWGFALATILIVLFGLYLRHASRTVLMNIINAINTGDIKQAPKLEATLSKAIISNKERELAYVRQATVDALTGCKNRRAFDSEIAALINNNQPFALAMLDIDNFKSINDTWGHLSGDIVLRNVAREGLQVLQPHEVSLYRYGGEEFAVIFAEETLAMAFELLEEWREKVAVRTWREAGLRVTFSGGLGEWNMEPVDQLVIKVDEALYKAKQQGKNQILRSSSM; encoded by the coding sequence ATGAAAATCCATAGCAGACAACTCTCCTTCACTCGCCCCATACTGGTTAGCTTTGCCGGACTTTTGATCGGTTTTATTTTTATCGTGGTCTCAGTGATCCTCAACCAACGCAACGATATCGTTGAGGATTATCACCAGATTAACCGTAACTTCATCCATAACCTGGCGGTGAATTACACTGCATCGATCCTTCCGGAAAATGATCACATCCTCGACAGAGCGTCCCGCTTCTATGCTCACAACGATGAACTCAACAAAGCGGTAAATCTTGACCGCGTGCACGGGCAGGAGCGGCTAATGCAGCTCCTGGTGCTGATGCCGAGAGTGTCATCTATTTCGATTGCTGACGAAGAGGGTCACTATCTTCGCGCGCCGCAGGCGCTCATTACGGGGGATAAAAGTAATTTTGATCCCAAAACCCGCCCCTGGTTTGCCCATCAGGCGGACTCCGCGACGTTCAGCCGCTACACCGAAGCCTATACGGATTTCTTCACTCACCAGCAGACGATTACGTTATATCGCCCGGTGGTGACGCCAGAAGGATTGCTGAAGGGGTCGCTGGCATTTCATCTCGATTTATCGTCGATGAGTTATACCCTGCGGAAAATGCAGTCTCCCGTCCAGGGGGAATTTTTTGTCGTGAACCGCCAGGGCCAGGCCGTTCTTCATCCGCATACCAGCGAAATTCTAAAAACGCTAATCGCGTCGTCGCTGATGAACGAAATGACCAACGGCGAAGGTGCGCTGTATGACAAAAAGAGTGATTCCTGGATTTACTATGATTCTTTTACCAACCCAGACTGGTTCGTGATTTTTAAGGTATCAGGGAAAACATTAAGTGATTTAGCGCGCCATGAAACCATTACCGTGGCATGGGGTTTTGCCCTGGCAACCATCCTGATTGTGCTGTTCGGCCTCTATCTGCGCCACGCCTCGCGTACAGTGTTAATGAACATTATCAATGCTATCAATACCGGGGATATCAAACAGGCCCCTAAACTTGAGGCCACACTCAGCAAGGCCATTATCTCGAATAAAGAGCGAGAACTGGCGTACGTACGGCAAGCCACTGTCGATGCGCTCACCGGGTGCAAAAATCGCCGGGCATTTGACTCAGAAATAGCGGCGCTTATAAACAACAACCAGCCTTTCGCGCTGGCAATGTTGGATATCGATAACTTCAAATCTATCAACGATACCTGGGGACATCTCAGCGGTGATATCGTGCTGCGCAACGTGGCGCGTGAAGGCTTACAAGTCCTACAACCGCATGAAGTTTCGCTGTATCGCTACGGCGGCGAGGAGTTTGCGGTTATTTTTGCAGAAGAAACCCTCGCCATGGCGTTTGAGCTGCTGGAAGAGTGGCGAGAAAAAGTTGCCGTTCGCACCTGGCGTGAAGCGGGTTTGCGCGTCACGTTCAGTGGCGGGCTTGGAGAGTGGAATATGGAGCCTGTTGATCAGCTGGTCATCAAGGTCGATGAAGCACTTTATAAAGCCAAGCAACAAGGTAAAAACCAGATCCTGCGCAGCAGTTCGATGTAA
- a CDS encoding PTS sugar transporter subunit IIB, which produces MKNIVLCCAAGMSTSMLVQRMKDAAQKKGVEVTIKAVPVAEFKDNIDAADIVLLGPQVKYELAKLQAQAEPLGKKVAVIDMMDYGMMKGDVVLEKALKLME; this is translated from the coding sequence ATGAAGAACATCGTTTTATGCTGTGCAGCAGGCATGTCCACCAGCATGCTGGTTCAACGTATGAAAGACGCAGCTCAGAAGAAAGGCGTCGAAGTCACTATCAAGGCAGTCCCTGTTGCCGAATTTAAAGACAACATCGACGCAGCAGATATCGTGCTGCTGGGGCCACAGGTCAAATATGAACTGGCTAAACTCCAGGCACAGGCCGAACCGCTGGGTAAGAAAGTCGCGGTTATCGATATGATGGATTACGGCATGATGAAAGGCGATGTCGTTCTTGAGAAAGCCCTCAAGCTGATGGAGTGA